CTTACAGACGTCAGCTGTGAAATGGTTGCAGTTCTTGACAATCAAGTGATAGGTGTCCCCATGATAATCCTCTGCAAGATCCTCTAGGAAAGCGCGGACTTCAGCGCGCGACATATTGGTGGTACCCATACACACGGAGCGCCTGAAGATAAAGCCAGGACAGCTTTTCGGTTCTACTTGGAACACTCCGCTGGTCGCGTATTCATGGGCTCCATACCCAAACTCCATACCATGCACTGCAGAAAAAGTTTAATGGAATGGTCAGTCTCGGATGTCGAGCTTATAGACAACTGCATGAAACCCATATGCACAAGACCTCGTGACACACTTGACACAATCTAAGTTGATCCAGAAAATTGAGGCACTAAAAAATACTGCAAGCAGGCAGAGCATATCAAAGTTGTGATACAAAGAAGTGCTTGAAAGGCCTTTGTGTGGAGCAGCTGAGCTCGAGAGGACCAAAATGTGATGGACCGTACTAACGTGTCAAATTGGGGCATGGAACGACAGGCTAAGTAGGGTCCAGTTAAAGAGTGGCAGTAAGTGGAAACGGTATTTAAGTTAGTTTGTGTGCTCTCCCATTTCCGATTCCGCCTCCATTTGGAAACCCACCAATTCCTGGTGGCTCCATTGCAAAGCCCAGTTTTAGTGACATGCCGAATAAGCCAATGGACAGCCTCTGCCTAGCTACACATTAGGCGAGGTTCCATGTTGAGCATTAACGGCAGAGAAATGTACGAACCGGTTGATCCAGTAGCAACAAATGGCGCGTCAAAAGTGGCGCCAACGGGCTGACAAACCGGGGTTTATAGGGGGAACAGCACTAGTCCGGTACAATTAGGTTGGGGGTTAACTATATAGTGTACCAAAAAGATAGGTTAGGGGGAGAAATGCCCCAGCACAGATATATAGGGTATTAAATACTATCCCATTTGGAAAGCAATTCCGGGCGGTTTGATTGCAAATTGTACGATAATTGGGCATGTAAGGCGGGCAGTTGTGGGGTGGGGGGCACGGTACCATGATTGAGTTAAGCAGGGCAGGGCAGCAAGAAAATTGAAGGAAGCTGCATGAACTGGGCTGAAGAGAAGTGAATGGATGTAGCAACCGGAAAGGAAACCAAAGAGCTTAATAAATCTTAAATGGTTGGATCCTCTTAAGAGGAGGGGCGTGCGCAAATTGTGCCATGATTGGGCATGCAAGGCAGTGTACTGGGTAGCATAGCATAATTGGGGTAAGCAAGCAGAAGCAGAGCAGCACGGCAGCAAGAGAAGTAAAGGAAGCTGCGTGAAgtgaatggatggatggatgtagTGCCAGTACCAACCGGAAGGAAAATAAAAGGAGGAGCTTCTGGTGGGATAATTCCCTTGGgggagaagagaagagaagagaagagaagggaAGGGAAGTAAAGAGGTATACCTTCAACGGCGGAGTGGAAGATGCCGAGGCCGAACCAGTAGAGGTAGTTGTTGATGGGGGAGATGTCGTAGATGTTGAGGTAGACCGCGAAGGTAGCAGGAGgaggcgccggcgccggcgccggtgccggagccggaggaggaggaggagcaaccgaaggaggaggcggggcggcggtgcTGAAGCTGAAGGCCGGCAGCACCCGCATGCGCATCTTCCTCCTGGACGGAGacgaagcagcagcagcaggaagCGGAGCTGCGGTGCCTAGCTCAACCACAAGGAGAGGAGAGCAGCTTCGCCTTCTCCATGCGCGCGCGCGCCCGCGGACGACACGGATCTGAGTCGTATCTCGCTGGCTGACTCGAGTCCGGTGGGATTGGAGCTCGCCAACCCAGGAgaagcgagcgagcgagagagagagagattgggGAAACTTTTGGGGAAAGAAGGGAGGGCAAATTGGGGAAGAAGGAAGGTTGGATTTTTATCTTGATTGATTGAGAAAGGGTAAAGCAGAAAGCAAAGCAGCCGCAGCTGTTGCTTGCTCGCTTGCTGTCTGCTCTGCTCCGCTCCGCtagtcttttctttctttttcttttccttttctggtTGTGCTATGCTATGCTGGCTGCACCACCAACTTGCCGTCAACTGagatactactactactactacttagACTACCAACCTGGTTGTGCTGTGCTAACCGTTTGTTCCCTGTCCTAATCTGCGTCAACCACCTCTAGCAGATTACTACCCCCTCCCTAAATAAATATAAATAAGAGCATGTTTGTTtatgaatggagggagtactagaaTATCACAAGACATGCCTACCAGTACGTAGTAGCAAGCACCAAGCTGatctattattattattattattattgccAGAAAAAACTTTTGATCTACTCATCATCTGTCATGGCAGCACGGTACCGTGAATATCAAAAGTAACACAAATTACATCCACCTAGCGGACGACCACGAGCGCTAAAGCGCCATCCGCCGATGAAGGCAAACGTAGATCCAAAGGATCCAATCCGTAGACACGCACGACGGGCAAAGGAAGACGGGATCCAAGCAAATCCACAAAAGCAAGGCAAAACACCAACcaaatcccgcgagatccgcccAAGACACACCTTCACACGCCCCTCGATGGCACTGGACGCGCCGCAGTCGAGGCGAGAAGAACCTTATTCTATATTCAAGTAAGGATCTGTCCTAATGTGTGAACCACCTGTACTTTTTTTTTCCTTTGCCACAAACCACCTGTACTATTACTACTCACTACTAAACTAATCTAGTATTGTACTATTATTACTTCTTCTTCAGACATGCGTGCCAGTAGCAACCAGCAAAGTGCTTTATTAgtattattttattattattactgttattgttgttgttgtgcTGCGGTGGTTGGTACGGAAaggcttttcaaccaagagaaAAAAGAGTAGAAAAGGATAAtggggagggggagagagagagtgaCAGCCTAACCTAAGCTAATGGATATATTAGTGGTACCAAGTATCAACTGCTGCTGGCTAATTCAGTTGAAAGAAAAGGGTGGGTATCACACACACAGGCAGAAAGACAGACCGCATGGCGACATATGCTACCCATCACAGGCTACACGACGTCCGGGTCCGGGACTGATGCCAACACCAACACCACACCACGCAACCAACAACGCTCCACTGCACCGTCGCTCCACAcaccttctcttctcttctcttctcttctcttctcttggGCGAActccgcctccctctccctcgtctCAGGCGATGAGATAGGGTGGCGGCACCTCATCAAATAAGGGCGATGCGCCGACGTGGCGGCCCGTCCTCATAATGTTTCCAGGGAATTCTTTGTTACTTATTAAGCCCTGTTCGAAATCTATCCACTCCGCGGAGTTGTGGAGCTCGGATTTGGCAGCTCCGTTAGTGAGCTCAAGTCTGGTCCACTCCGAGAGCGGAGTTAGAGGAGCTGAGAGGAACCGAACACTCCTTTAATTTTAGGATTACAGTCCCTAATACTTGTCCTTGCTCCATGCCCCTCTGTTCTGAAATACCCCAAGTTTTAGGTTTGTGTTAAGTAAAACTTCTTTAAGATTAATCATGCATACACTGCATGCACACATATAAAAAATATATTAACATCTACGAGATCAAATACATATAGTACCCCCTCTCTAAAGtaatataagaacgtttagatcactattttagtattctaaacgctcttatattagtttacggagggagtatgaaaGTACAGTCCAATATATAGTTTTCGATAAATGACGCTTTTATTGTCTCAAATGTAGCATCAAGCAGATACAAAGCATTCAGAGTATCATCTGGCCACTGCATAAGTAGGATCTGTGTCGAAAGAGATGGTGGACCGATCCGGATATTATGATGCCACCCATGTTGGATAAAAACCTTCGTAGCCACCTGCTCCAACCGCGTACACACCGCCATGAACATCGGTTACTACTCCGCTCGTTGTAGCGTAGATCACGTACGAACCTTGTGCAAACAACGGGAAACAACCTACAAAAGAAGAAGCATTTTTGTCATTAAAAACAACATTATTTTTACATAGCCAAAGCGAACATAACAAGGCCTATTATTAGCATTTTGTACCTATTTGAAATACCGTCCTGCCAATAACTAAAAATAATTCCATTTGTGGATGCTGGTATATCTTTTTGACATACTCCGTCAAACTTAAAGATGTTGGATTGGAACAACTCAAGTATTTTGGAACCAGGGAGTATATAATAGAGATATTTATAGGCCCCAAAAGAGAGAAAAACTCAAATGCATTAACTTGACTGTATATCTGGATGGACATTCTTCCAGCACAAAACGAGTGCTGCTGCTAATTCATcgacttaattaattaattattgcGAATAAATCCACCACGTTTTATTTATCACAAATCAATGCTTGAAAGTACAGTACAGCACAGCACTAAACATACAGCAACACAATGGgtgcaggggcaggggcagccgAATGAATCAACCACACATCACACGGTGTAATGCTGGTTGTTGATGTTGTCCAGGTCGAGCCCCTTGAGTATGGCGGCGTTCTCCACCTTGCCCTTGAGCGTGTGGACCGCCCGCAGCCTCGTGATCTCCGCGCGCCGCTTGGTCTCCTCCGCCATGTGGCCCAGCTCCATGGACGCCGCCTTCTCCCGCCCCGGCGCCGACTCCAGCCCGTGCAGCGTGCGCTGCTCGTGCGCCCACGCCGCCTGCGACGCCTCCTTCCCGAAGTTCTTCTGGTTCGAAAACGCCACCTGAAACACAAACACGCCCCAAACCCAGAGTGTCAGCAACGCGAGCTCGGTTCATCATGGCATGGATCAACCATCATCCTGTCCCTGTCCTTCGACCGACCGACTCACCTTGTTGTCGGTGACGAGGTTCCAGGCCCTCCCGCTGAGCCCGTACCGCACCGCGAACTTTATTGGGTCCAGGAGCATGTAGATGACGATGTTGTACAGCCAGATGACGCCCGTCCAGCCCCACCCGATGCCTCTGATGCCGGCCAGTTCCCAGTCCACCAATGCAGACAGCAAGGACGCAATCTGCATCATAATAATACATTTTGCACCGTCGATCGATTTATTAGCGTTGACAAGTCACACCACAAACCTCAAGCAAAAAGGTGAACTGTGTGAGGAACTCACCAGCTGAGCCAAGACGAACGCAAACATAAGCAGGAAGCCAGGCCGCTCTGTGAAGGACCAGCCTCTCGACCGCGTCACGAATATCAGGGCCTGGCTGATGGTGCTCACTTGGAGGTACACGGCCGAGGCCAGCATCTCTGTGTTCCTCGCGATCGAGTCCATGTCGTGACCGATACTGTTTACATTCAACGTGCGGACACGGAAGTGTTTCTGCAAGTAGCATGGACGATACAAGTGAGTTTGCACAGCACAGCTACCTAGTCCTTCCAAGAACTGCTTATGTAGTAGTATAACTTTGCAAGATGCAAAAAGGTATAGCCTTGTTGCCAGAAGAGGTACGCGATAGGTACTGCCTAATGAACTGCGTCAAAGAAAATAGTGATTACCGGAAAAAAGTCTGTCTTATAAGCCGCCCAAAAGAACAGAACGGTTGTTACGGCCAAGTAAGCCCCCAGTACCACTCCTGTTGCGAAGATCTCTGCTAGCTTCCAACTGTCTGGACATGGAGACGGCTTCACCTTATCTTTGGATATGGTCATAATGGTCCCTGAGCAGCAGTAGTCATCACCAGAGTTAAAAACAAATGAATACCTATTGGTAAAAACATTTCTGGTGAGTCAGGACAGCAATGTTCTTACCATCATTAAGGATGGCTATCAGAAGAACCATGATTGGAGGGAAGTCAAACTTCCAAAGGCACGCCAAGAGCAAAAAACCAAGCTGCACACAGGTGAGATTTTTTATCATTGATGTGAATTCCAAAATGAGCATCAGCTTTGTAAGTATGAACAGGAACTGGAACAAGTCTTATTTGctattgtagatgttgatattttgtacaaatttggtcaaactttacgtAGTTGGACTTAAGACAAACCTAATATGTGAAGTAAaaagaaacagagggagtacttttgGTCCATGGGCTTTGCTCAAGGGCGAACCCTATATAGCATTTACCCATACATATAACAAACTTGACCAGACACTAATATGTTGTTATAACGGATTTGTAATGGAAAATCATAATTTAACTTGGTATAATCAAATGGTTCCCAAATGGTATAATAGTTTACATAACATAAACTTACCACAATACGGATGGTTATAGATACAGCGTATATCTGCAAAAAAAACATAAATGATTGACATCAGCCAACTTCCCTTGTTACCTGAATAAAACAGCTTTCCGTAAAACACGAAAAAATCAACATATTCCTCTTCAAAGACATACAAAAGCCTAAAGTATTAATAATGTTGGAAAAGGAGAACTAGCATGATATGGAAAATGTTGCCTAAGATGGCAAGTTAGAAACAAAAGGAAAAAATGAATTGGAAACACAAACTCAACTGTATAATTTTTCATCCGCTGAAAAATGGCGCGACTCGTTAAAACAGCACTGATGATCACACTCAACCCAGGCTCTGTCAGAACAATATCAGAGGCCCCGCGAGCAGCATCAGTTGCATCAGCCACCGCAATCCCAATGTCTGCTACCTTCAGAGCAGGTGCATCATTAACTCCATCTCCTGTCATCCCGCATATGTGCTTTCTGGCTTGGAGCCTCTTGACAATTTCATATTTGTGCTCTGGGAGGGGAAACAAGTTAGAGTGAAGCACACAATCACAAACTGGCACAAGAGAAAACTAAAGCTCACCAGGGAACACTCCGGCAAAACCATCTGCCTGCTCAATCAGTTCGTCCACTGGTAGGACCGCGATGTCACTATCTATTTTGTCACCAAGCAAAGATGATGAAGGATACATGTTGGTGCCCATTCCTAGCCTCCGCCCAGTTTCCTTACCAATAGCCAACTGATCACCTGAAATTTTGTCCAAGGAGCATATTCATAATTCATAAAGATAGTGGGTCCAGGGAAACATATAGCAGTCAATATTATTCTGAAGCTCAGGACAGCTAAGCAAAGCCTGAGATTGCCACTGctactagtgctagtactagaAGGTTAATGCGTGGATCGACACTTTAGCATTTCTTTTCCAGGAACATCAGGGCACATTAAAATTTAAAAGCTAACATTCTCAGATTGACTTCGCCATGTTATCAGCCTCTGGGGAACAGACAATCCAAGGGAATAAACAGCAGTCCATTATCAAAGCTTATGTGATGATTGCGGTGCAAGAAAGTGGTCTGTTCCCACTTAGTGTACTAAAAAGATACCTGTAATCATTTTCACACTGACTCCAAGGTCTAGAGCTCGGCGTATGGTTTCCGCACTATCATGGCGGGGAGGATCAAAGAGTGGGAGAAGACCAATAAATTGCCAAGGTCCACCAGCACTTTCCTTGGTACCTTCAGGAACTTCCTGCATGTTGAAGGAAATTAGCAAGTTTTGTAGGTAAACTGACCAGCAGATAAGCAGAAGACTAGCATCCAATAACCTGGTATGCAACAGCAAGCGACCGCAGCCCCCTCTCAGCAAAATTGTCAATTACTTGGTGGACCTTTCTTTTGATCTCAGATTTATTTGCTGCCAGGTTCAGAATCTGCAAGAGAATTAAATGAAACATAAGCAGATGCTGTGACTGTTTATTTCATAACAAAATAATGTATCCTTGGACAAAAAATCAGATGATGTAAATTTCTATACCTGTTCAGGAGCACCTTTGCTAACCCTGTGCATTTTACCCTTAGCATCCAAGTACGTGAGAGCTGTCCGCTTGTCCGTTGGGTTAAATGGAAGGAAATGGACTTCCTCGATGCCAGCACGTGCCTAACAGCAGATAGAATGGAATATAACTAGTGTGCAGTGTGTCTAAAAGCATAACTATTAACTGACTCAGTAATGCATGAATGGAAACTTCTAAAGATTAGAGCAAAAGAATCACTTTTCAGTGGTATAAAACTGAGCTAGAAGGCATTACAAAATTCATGATGATATCCCCTGCTATGGAATACATGTTTGTTCAAATCCTCTAGATTAGTCAATATGTTCCCTGTACACTGAAAATTCTTGACATGCTACTTTTGTTTTCAAAATGTACAGGGAACAGAATCTACTGATGAATATATGGTCAAGATGGTATCTATTGCAGTTAAGATTGTTGTTTGGTGACCGCTGTTATTTGTTTCCCTAGCTGAGTGAAGCACAAGCCAGGAATCACTGGAACAGGCTAAAGTCATAGATATATCAGAGAGGAGAGATTTTTACCTCTTTTGGGTCTGGAAGCATGGCAACAATAGCGAAATCAATAGCATCCTGATTCTCCAGTCTTGAGGCCCTTGCGGCCATCAACACGACATCACTCTTTTCATAACCTCTAGTAAAAACCTAGAGAAAAATGCTTATCTTTCAGACCTTACGAACATGAAGACAATGTAACTATGTTCAAAAGTACAAGTTGTAGGAGTTATGACCTCAATTATATTGTTGTCTACAGTCAGTTTGTTGAGTGTCAATGTTCCTGTTTTGTCACTGCAAAGCACGTCCATTCCGGCCATCTCTTCAATTGCAGTCATTCTCTTGGTAATAGCACCCTGAAAGTCAATAGTTAACAAAAGCGGTCACTTTCTAGGATACAGTTACCTGCCTTTTATTTCAGTGGTAATCAGAGCTCTAGCCATAGATGAATATTCAAACCTGCTGTGCAAGCTTATGTGATCCAATAGCCATAGTTACAGACAGAACCGTGGGCATCGCAATTGGAATCCCTCCAATGAGAAGCACCAGAAGGTTATCAACTGTCTGGCGGTAAGGTCTGTGTTGAACAGCCGCCATCACAATTAACTCGATAGTCATCCCAGTGGCAATGGAGCAAATGCAGAAGTTTCCGATTGATGTGAGAACCTGAAAGCATCCATAAATTGCAGCCCATATCATGAATTTCAGCTGACGCTAGACTAACTGAAGACACAGTGATTGCTGAATAATACTCTACCTTCTGAAAGTGGCCGACGTGGGTGGTTGACTCAACGAGGTGAGCAGCTTTTCCAAAGAAGGTGTGGATCCCGGTGGCAATAACAACTGCTTCTATTTCACCCTGCTTACAGGTCGAACCAGAGTAAACTCCACCCCCAGGATGCTTAGTTACGGGCAGTGATTCTCCTGTCAGTGCAGACTGCAAAGCAATTGACATATGGCATTAGCACTTGCTGCTCCATGTTCTTTTATTTAGCAGAAATAGTTTAGCAATATGCGACGTGCAGAGGACATAGTTGAGCTGGCTGAAAGACCTGATCAATTTTGAGAGGATCGCCCTGCAGAAGACGCG
This genomic window from Aegilops tauschii subsp. strangulata cultivar AL8/78 chromosome 4, Aet v6.0, whole genome shotgun sequence contains:
- the LOC109785298 gene encoding deSI-like protein At4g17486 — translated: MRMRVLPAFSFSTAAPPPPSVAPPPPPAPAPAPAPAPPPATFAVYLNIYDISPINNYLYWFGLGIFHSAVEVHGMEFGYGAHEYATSGVFQVEPKSCPGFIFRRSVCMGTTNMSRAEVRAFLEDLAEDYHGDTYHLIVKNCNHFTADVCKRLTGKPTPGWVNRLARLGSVCNCVLPENIKVSAVRDETAHLEFSDDDLESDTSMIDDSDIGDLDHLLTTPNSDVVPPKDKTLTPGRDSL
- the LOC109785297 gene encoding ATPase 11, plasma membrane-type; protein product: MDSKEENPPAAEANGLSDLNKETVDLEHIPVEEVFEHLRCTKEGLTTEGAQQRVEIFGYNKLEEKNESKILKFLGFMWNPLSWVMEAAAIMAIALAHDGKDLRGRPMGIDYHDFVGIVILLVVNSTISFVEENNAGNAAAALMARLAPKAKALRDGTWNELDASLLVPGDIISIKLGDIIPADARLLQGDPLKIDQSALTGESLPVTKHPGGGVYSGSTCKQGEIEAVVIATGIHTFFGKAAHLVESTTHVGHFQKVLTSIGNFCICSIATGMTIELIVMAAVQHRPYRQTVDNLLVLLIGGIPIAMPTVLSVTMAIGSHKLAQQGAITKRMTAIEEMAGMDVLCSDKTGTLTLNKLTVDNNIIEVFTRGYEKSDVVLMAARASRLENQDAIDFAIVAMLPDPKEARAGIEEVHFLPFNPTDKRTALTYLDAKGKMHRVSKGAPEQILNLAANKSEIKRKVHQVIDNFAERGLRSLAVAYQEVPEGTKESAGGPWQFIGLLPLFDPPRHDSAETIRRALDLGVSVKMITGDQLAIGKETGRRLGMGTNMYPSSSLLGDKIDSDIAVLPVDELIEQADGFAGVFPEHKYEIVKRLQARKHICGMTGDGVNDAPALKVADIGIAVADATDAARGASDIVLTEPGLSVIISAVLTSRAIFQRMKNYTIYAVSITIRIVLGFLLLACLWKFDFPPIMVLLIAILNDGTIMTISKDKVKPSPCPDSWKLAEIFATGVVLGAYLAVTTVLFFWAAYKTDFFPKHFRVRTLNVNSIGHDMDSIARNTEMLASAVYLQVSTISQALIFVTRSRGWSFTERPGFLLMFAFVLAQLIASLLSALVDWELAGIRGIGWGWTGVIWLYNIVIYMLLDPIKFAVRYGLSGRAWNLVTDNKVAFSNQKNFGKEASQAAWAHEQRTLHGLESAPGREKAASMELGHMAEETKRRAEITRLRAVHTLKGKVENAAILKGLDLDNINNQHYTV